The genomic DNA TCTTTTTTCCCTGACACCGTCGCATTTAAAGCGATAAAGGGCAGGGCGCTCGTGCCGGCAATGGCATGGGCGAGCGATGTTTTGCCGATACCGGGTTCTCCATACAACAGCATTGAAGGGACATGACCGTTTTTAATCATTCGATATAGGGCTGTTTGTGGGCCAATAATGTCTTGTTGTCCTGCAATTTCATCGATCGTTCTTGGGCGCATACGATACGCCAATGGTTCATTGTGCAAAAAAAAACCTCCTCCGTACATCCGTTCTTTTAGTATACTACAAGAGTAGATGAAAGTTGTCATTTCGAGATAGTGGAGAGGCATTTATGCTATACTATTTTGAAGCAAACCTAAAAAGGACGGGGTTATGTATATGAAAATTTCAACTAAAGGTCGCTATGGATTGACAATCGTTGTAGAGCTCGGCAATAAATACGGAGAAGGTCCTGTACCACTGCGAAAAATCGCCGAAGAACAGACGTTATCTGAAGCATATTTGGAACAGTTGATTCCACCACTACGTAATAGCGGAATCGTGAAAAGTGTCCGCGGCGCATATGGCGGTTATATGTTGGCCAAGCCACCGACAGAAATTACAGCAGGGGATGTCATTCGTATTTTGGAGGGACCTATTCAGCTTGTCGAAGGACTTGAAGAATCGGATATTCCACAACAAGAGTTATGGAATCGAATTGGAGAAGCGGTGCGCAGTGTATTGGATACAACAACGATTCAACATTTGATGGAATCAGGTAAAAATACAGACCGCGATAGTTATATGTTTTACATTTAAAGGAGTTTTTAAATCATGACGACAATTTATTTGGATCATGCAGCGACGACACCGGTTCATCCGGCAGTAAGCGCTACGTATATCAAACAGCTGGAAGCGATTTTTGGCAATCCTTCTAGCATTCATAGCTATGGCAGAGAAGCACGGAAATGGTTAGATACGGCAAGAAAAACGTTGGCACAATCCATTCATGCGACACCGGCTGAAATTATTTTCACGTCAGGTGGGACAGAAGCGGATAATATGGCGATTTTCGGAACTGTTGCGGCTATGAAAGGCAAGGGAAACCATATTATTACGACAACAGTTGAACATCATGCGGTCTTAAATCCCTGTAAACAGCTTGAATTGCTTGGGTACGAGGTCAGTTATGTGGGTGTGGATGCCAACGGACAAATTTCTGTTGAGCAAGTGAAACAGGCATTGACGGATCAAACCGTTCTTGTCTCCGTTATGTATGGCAATAACGAGGTGGGGACCATCCAGCCAATTCGTGAAATTGGCGAGCTGTTGAAAGGGCATCAAGCGAAATTTCACACGGATGCCGTACAAGCGTATGGGCTTGTGCCACTTGACGTGGATGAACTTGGTGTGGATTTACTCTCTGTTTCAGCTCATAAATTAAACGGCCCGAAAGGCATTGGCTTTTTATATCAACGAAAAGGCGCAGAGACGATACCGGTTCTTTTCGGCGGCGAGCAGGAACGAAAACGTCGAGCAGGTACAGAAAACCTTCCCGCAATTATCGCTTTTGCAGAGGCGGTAACCATTGCACAACAAGCTATGCAGCATAACATTGTGCAGTATACAAACTATGCAAAAATCTTAACAGATGTTTTCGATGCACAAGGCGTTATTTACGAAGTGAATGTTGACGCTGATATGGAGAAGTTACCGCATATTGCGAATATTAGTTTCCCAGGAACAGACATCGAATCGTTACTTGTTAATCTTGATATGGCAGGGATTGCGGTATCGAGCGGTTCGGCATGCACGGCGGGTTCACTAGATCCATCGCATGTTCTGACTGCAATGTTTGGCGAAGGTTCGCCTAAGCTCCGCAACTCGGTGCGTTTTAGCTTTGGACTTGGGTTGGATGAAAAAACGATGACAGAAGCAGCAGAAACGACTGCTACTATCGTCAAACGACTTGTGAAATGACTATCAATTACGCCGAGGCGTAATTGCGTCCGGATTTTTTCGAGCTTGGGGCCTACAGGAAGTAGGTCATGCAGGCGTTGCTAATCGAACTTCGAAGAGTTCGATTTGCTGTATTTCTGCGCTTTTTTGCGGAAATTAAGGCACCGTTCTTTGGACGTGGCGAACTTAGACTGCGTTCCCCTATTGTTCAGCGGGCGTTCTAATATATGCTGAACAGGGAATTAATATCGCAAATACTCACCACCTATTGAGGTGGAGGTATTCAGCTGAATAAAGATAAAAGGATGAATAACATATGAGAACAACAAAAGCACCAGCGGATACACGCGTCGTTATCGGAATGTCAGGCGGGGTCGACTCGTCCGTTGCGGCACTTCTATTAAAAGAACAAGGCTATGATGTCATTGGCATCTTCATGAAAAACTGGGATGATACAGACGAATTTGGCGTCTGTACAGCAACAGAGGATTATGAAGATGTCATTAGCGTGTGCAATGAAATCGGTATTCCATACTACGCGGTCAATTTTGAAAAACAATATTGGGATAAAGTCTTTACGTATTTTCTCGAAGAATATAAAGCAGGCCGCACACCAAATCCAGACGTCATGTGTAATAAAGAAATTAAGTTCAAAGCATTCCTTGAGCATGCGATGAGCTTAGGTGCAGATTATTTGGCAACGGGCCACTATGCGCAAGTTGTGGAAGTTGAAGGCGGCGTTTCGATGCTGCGTGGGAAAGATGAAAATAAAGATCAAACGTATTTCCTCAATCAACTGACGCAAGATCAATTGCAAAAAGTCATGTTCCCGATCGGGCATATGGACAAAAGTTTAGTGCGTGAAAAAGCAGTTGAAGCAGGACTGACGACTGCAACGAAAAAAGATTCTACAGGCATTTGTTTCATTGGTGAGCGTAATTTCAAGGAGTTTCTTGGACAATACCTACCAGCTCAACCAGGGGATATGAAGACGATGGATGGTGAAGTGGTTGGTCGTCATGATGGGTTGATGTACTATACAATTGGTCAACGTCATGGTCTTGGAATCGGTGGAGCGGGTGATCCTTGGTTTGTTTTAGGGAAAGACTTGGCATCGAATGCATTATTGGTCGGACAAAATTTCTACAATGATGCCCTATTTTCCGATAGCCTGACGGCGATTGACGTTGGCTTTTCAACGGTGCGGGAACTCCCAGAAAAGTTTAGCTGTACCGCCAAATTCCGCTACCGACAACCAGATACAAAGGTAACAGTCGAGCGCACAGGAGATGGTACGGCGATTGTACGCTTTGCAGAGCCGGTTCGTGCGATTACACCAGGACAGGCTGTTGTATTCTATGATGGCGATGAATGTTTGGGCGGCGGTACGATTGATACAGTCATTAAAAATGGTAAACAACTTGAATATGTTGGGTAAGGGGAAGTTAACAATGGAATACAATGAAATCGGCATTGCAGCATTGCAAGATGGCGAATATGAAAAAGCAGTTGAATCGTTTGTCAAAGCGGTTGAAGAAGAACCCAAAAATGCATTAGGCTACATCAATTTAGGGAATGTTTTCGCTTCTCTAGGAGATGCTGAAAAAGCAGAGCCCTTTTTCCAAAAAGCCATTACGCTAGATGCAGAAGCAGGCACAGCTTATTACGGCCTTGCCAATCTTTATTACAATAAAGAGCGCTATGAGGAAGCTGCAAAGTTATATGAAACAGCAATTCGTCAAGGCATTGATGCGGCGGACGCTTATTTCATGCTTGGTAAAAGTCTTGAACGCTCAAGCAATGAAAAATTGGCGTTGCCGTACTTGCAACGTGCTGCGGAGTTGGCGCCAGAGGATCTTGAAATCCGCTTATCCTATGGGATTTTATTGGCCAATATGGAGCTGTTTACGGAAGCGGGCAACGAGTTCCGTTTCATTATCGAACAAGATGCAGAAAATGCGGATGCTCATTATAATTTAGGGTTTTTATATGCGGTGTCAACGGAACAGAAAGAAGATGCGTTAATGCATCTTGAACGGGCATTTACAATCGACCCAGAACATGTGCAGGCACGTTATATTTACGACATGATTCAACTCGGTGAAAACGAAAAATAAGGAGGAATCGCGGTGATGGAAGGGCTTATCGAAACGGAAAAAGCGAATGAGATTTTTTTGATTGGACGACCGGTCGTGACGATCTTCCATAACCCCGACAACCTTTTTACGATTGTCAAATTGAAGGTGCGCGAAACGAATAGTGGCTATGAGGATAAAGAAATCATTGTCAAAGGAAGCTTTCCACAACTAAATGCTGATGAAGACTACAAGTTTACGGGTAGGCTTGTCAATCATCCAACGTATGGTGCGCAGTTCGATGTCCAGACGTTTGCAAAGGAAATGCCGGCAACGGAAACAGGGCTTGTCCATTATTTATCGGGCGATTTGTTTCCAGGCATTGGGATGAAAACGGCGCAAACGATTGTTAAAAAGCTCGGCACAGACGCGATTAAGAAAATCCTCGACAATCCAGCTGTGCTCGATACAGTTCCTAGGTTATCTGACGAGAAAAAAGAAGTGCTTGTCTCGGTGCTCGAACAAAATATGGGACTCGAGCGCACCATCATTCAGTTGAATGAATGGGGATTCGGCCCGCAAATTGCGATGCGCATTTATCAAACGTATCGTGAAGAAGCTAT from Sporosarcina sp. FSL K6-1522 includes the following:
- a CDS encoding tetratricopeptide repeat protein encodes the protein MEYNEIGIAALQDGEYEKAVESFVKAVEEEPKNALGYINLGNVFASLGDAEKAEPFFQKAITLDAEAGTAYYGLANLYYNKERYEEAAKLYETAIRQGIDAADAYFMLGKSLERSSNEKLALPYLQRAAELAPEDLEIRLSYGILLANMELFTEAGNEFRFIIEQDAENADAHYNLGFLYAVSTEQKEDALMHLERAFTIDPEHVQARYIYDMIQLGENEK
- a CDS encoding Rrf2 family transcriptional regulator, whose amino-acid sequence is MKISTKGRYGLTIVVELGNKYGEGPVPLRKIAEEQTLSEAYLEQLIPPLRNSGIVKSVRGAYGGYMLAKPPTEITAGDVIRILEGPIQLVEGLEESDIPQQELWNRIGEAVRSVLDTTTIQHLMESGKNTDRDSYMFYI
- the mnmA gene encoding tRNA 2-thiouridine(34) synthase MnmA; the encoded protein is MRTTKAPADTRVVIGMSGGVDSSVAALLLKEQGYDVIGIFMKNWDDTDEFGVCTATEDYEDVISVCNEIGIPYYAVNFEKQYWDKVFTYFLEEYKAGRTPNPDVMCNKEIKFKAFLEHAMSLGADYLATGHYAQVVEVEGGVSMLRGKDENKDQTYFLNQLTQDQLQKVMFPIGHMDKSLVREKAVEAGLTTATKKDSTGICFIGERNFKEFLGQYLPAQPGDMKTMDGEVVGRHDGLMYYTIGQRHGLGIGGAGDPWFVLGKDLASNALLVGQNFYNDALFSDSLTAIDVGFSTVRELPEKFSCTAKFRYRQPDTKVTVERTGDGTAIVRFAEPVRAITPGQAVVFYDGDECLGGGTIDTVIKNGKQLEYVG
- a CDS encoding cysteine desulfurase family protein → MTTIYLDHAATTPVHPAVSATYIKQLEAIFGNPSSIHSYGREARKWLDTARKTLAQSIHATPAEIIFTSGGTEADNMAIFGTVAAMKGKGNHIITTTVEHHAVLNPCKQLELLGYEVSYVGVDANGQISVEQVKQALTDQTVLVSVMYGNNEVGTIQPIREIGELLKGHQAKFHTDAVQAYGLVPLDVDELGVDLLSVSAHKLNGPKGIGFLYQRKGAETIPVLFGGEQERKRRAGTENLPAIIAFAEAVTIAQQAMQHNIVQYTNYAKILTDVFDAQGVIYEVNVDADMEKLPHIANISFPGTDIESLLVNLDMAGIAVSSGSACTAGSLDPSHVLTAMFGEGSPKLRNSVRFSFGLGLDEKTMTEAAETTATIVKRLVK